One genomic region from Muriicola soli encodes:
- a CDS encoding Pycsar system effector family protein, with protein MSEIVEKSEVYVTDLLSNSLDSKYLYHNLRHTQRVVSGAEELIEASDLKNEQKEHLLLAAWFHDTGFTKGYEDHETKSCEIARTFLKTLNYKDSSIEKVCQYIMATKLGYEPISLPEEIIKDADTSHFRQKSYMSTSELLREELRLLGIAEFSPAEWREENIKLFRTDHRFYTDYAKENWQKGKDKNIKRLIKEKKARKTLAKKEQLKAQFKNESPERGIQTMFRVTMRNHLKLSDIADTKANILLSVNAIIISLVLSNLIPKLDNPSNDYLIYPTGIFLVFAIASMVLSILATRPNVTRGEFTKEDVKNKDVNLLFFGNFHKMNLPEYEWAIQELIQDKKYVYSSLTKDLYFLGVVLDRKYRLLRWTYTIFMIGMILSVIAFFVALKFYGPERVLKLPEATSALFF; from the coding sequence ATGTCTGAGATAGTAGAGAAAAGCGAGGTTTATGTTACGGACCTCTTGTCCAACAGCTTAGATTCTAAATATTTGTACCATAACCTGAGGCATACGCAGCGTGTGGTGTCTGGAGCCGAAGAATTGATAGAAGCATCAGACTTAAAAAACGAGCAAAAAGAACATCTTTTATTGGCTGCCTGGTTTCACGATACCGGATTTACAAAAGGATACGAAGATCATGAGACCAAGAGTTGTGAGATTGCAAGGACGTTTTTAAAAACACTCAATTATAAGGACTCATCTATAGAAAAGGTGTGCCAATACATCATGGCTACTAAGCTTGGCTATGAACCCATCTCCCTTCCGGAAGAGATCATCAAGGATGCAGATACTTCGCATTTTCGCCAGAAGAGTTATATGTCTACCTCTGAGCTGCTACGTGAAGAGTTGCGTCTGTTGGGAATCGCTGAGTTTTCCCCGGCTGAATGGAGGGAAGAAAATATTAAATTGTTCAGGACCGATCATCGCTTCTACACCGATTATGCAAAAGAGAACTGGCAGAAAGGGAAGGACAAGAATATAAAACGACTAATTAAGGAAAAGAAAGCACGTAAAACACTTGCTAAAAAAGAGCAATTAAAAGCTCAGTTCAAGAATGAGAGTCCGGAAAGGGGCATACAGACTATGTTCCGGGTAACCATGAGGAATCACCTTAAGTTAAGTGACATTGCAGACACTAAAGCGAATATTTTATTGTCTGTAAATGCGATAATTATTTCCCTGGTACTTTCAAATCTCATTCCTAAACTAGACAATCCTTCAAACGATTACCTGATATATCCCACTGGAATATTCTTAGTTTTTGCGATTGCTTCCATGGTTTTGTCCATACTTGCAACGAGGCCAAATGTAACCCGGGGAGAATTTACCAAAGAGGATGTAAAGAACAAGGATGTCAATCTTTTGTTTTTTGGCAACTTTCACAAAATGAATTTACCCGAGTACGAATGGGCTATTCAGGAATTAATTCAGGATAAGAAATACGTCTATTCCTCCTTGACCAAAGATTTGTACTTCCTGGGGGTGGTGTTGGATCGAAAATATAGATTGCTCCGATGGACCTACACCATATTTATGATCGGGATGATTTTGTCGGTTATCGCGTTTTTCGTAGCCCTTAAATTTTATGGCCCGGAACGAGTATTAAAACTGCCTGAAGCTACTTCTGCTTTATTCTTTTAA